In Mesorhizobium sp. 113-3-3, a genomic segment contains:
- a CDS encoding VOC family protein, which translates to MKISSYYPVLMTGDVAGTAAFYVEHFDFQPLFESDWYVHLQSVDSKRVNLGIVQGDHETIPEEGRGRTSGLLINFEVRDPDTVYERILAAGLPVLRTLRDEPFGQRHFITRDPNGVLIDVIKPIPPSEEFLAQYAEGAAGA; encoded by the coding sequence ATGAAGATATCAAGCTATTATCCGGTGCTGATGACCGGCGACGTCGCCGGCACGGCGGCCTTCTATGTCGAGCATTTCGACTTCCAGCCGCTGTTTGAAAGCGACTGGTATGTGCACCTGCAATCGGTGGACAGCAAACGCGTCAATCTCGGCATCGTCCAGGGCGACCATGAGACGATCCCTGAGGAGGGACGGGGGCGCACGTCAGGCCTGCTGATCAATTTCGAGGTTCGCGATCCCGACACGGTCTATGAGCGGATCCTTGCCGCCGGCCTGCCGGTGCTGCGAACGCTGCGCGACGAGCCCTTCGGCCAGCGCCATTTCATCACCAGGGATCCCAACGGCGTGCTGATCGATGTCATCAAGCCGATCCCGCCGAGCGAGGAATTCTTGGCGCAGTATGCGGAGGGCGCGGCGGGGGCTTGA
- a CDS encoding SDR family oxidoreductase, whose product MSLKGKTLFISGGSRGIGLAIALRAARDGANVTIAAKTAEPHPKLPGTIYSAAQEIEQAGGKALPVLCDIREEAQVAEAVARTVEKFGGIDICVNNASAIQLTGTLETDMKRYDLMHQINTRGTFLVSKMCIPHLKLADNPHILNLAPPLDMKAKWFKNHVAYTMAKFGMSMCTLGMSAEFAKDGIAVNSLWPISTIDTAAVRNLLGGATVAAMSRSPDIMADAAHAIFMRPSREASGNFYIDEEVLRAEGVSDFSVYSPGATGPLAGDFFVPDEVFARTDSKIKSIY is encoded by the coding sequence ATGTCGCTCAAGGGAAAGACGCTGTTCATCTCCGGCGGGTCGCGCGGCATCGGGCTGGCGATCGCGCTGCGCGCGGCGCGCGACGGCGCCAATGTGACGATCGCCGCCAAGACCGCCGAGCCGCATCCCAAGCTGCCGGGCACGATCTACAGCGCGGCTCAGGAGATCGAGCAGGCTGGCGGCAAGGCGCTGCCCGTGCTGTGCGACATCCGGGAGGAGGCGCAGGTGGCCGAGGCTGTCGCAAGGACGGTGGAGAAATTCGGCGGCATCGATATCTGCGTCAACAATGCCAGCGCCATCCAGCTCACCGGCACGCTGGAGACCGACATGAAGCGCTACGATCTGATGCATCAGATCAACACGCGCGGCACCTTCCTGGTGTCCAAAATGTGCATTCCGCACCTCAAGTTAGCCGACAATCCTCACATCCTGAATCTGGCGCCGCCGCTCGACATGAAGGCCAAGTGGTTCAAGAACCATGTCGCCTACACCATGGCCAAGTTCGGCATGTCGATGTGCACGCTGGGCATGAGCGCGGAGTTCGCCAAGGACGGCATCGCGGTCAATTCGCTGTGGCCGATCTCGACCATCGACACGGCGGCGGTGCGCAATCTTCTGGGCGGCGCGACGGTGGCAGCGATGAGCCGGTCGCCCGACATCATGGCCGATGCCGCGCATGCCATTTTCATGCGGCCGTCGCGCGAGGCATCGGGCAATTTCTACATCGACGAGGAGGTGCTGCGCGCCGAGGGCGTCAGCGACTTTTCGGTCTATTCACCCGGCGCGACCGGACCGCTGGCCGGCGACTTCTTCGTGCCGGACGAGGTGTTTGCGCGCACGGACAGCAAGATCAAGAGCATCTACTAG
- a CDS encoding TIGR00645 family protein: protein MKRLELAIESIILASRWLLVAFYIGLGLALAVYALSFGKKLYEFITTVFLLGDTDTILKMLGLIDAALVASLVVMVIISGYENFVSRFDDQDGGGVHWLGTIDVGSLKVKVASTIVAISSIHLLQVFLNSSSYSTDQLMWLTIIHLAFVVSALMLAYIDRLMGLSKGKKDEIG, encoded by the coding sequence ATGAAGCGTCTCGAACTCGCCATCGAATCGATCATCCTTGCCTCGCGCTGGCTGCTGGTCGCCTTCTATATCGGGCTGGGTCTGGCATTGGCCGTCTATGCCCTGTCCTTCGGCAAGAAGCTCTACGAGTTCATCACCACGGTGTTCCTGCTCGGCGACACCGACACCATCCTGAAGATGCTCGGCCTGATCGATGCCGCCCTGGTCGCCTCGCTGGTGGTGATGGTCATCATCTCGGGCTACGAGAACTTCGTCAGCCGCTTCGACGACCAGGATGGCGGCGGCGTGCACTGGCTGGGCACGATCGATGTCGGTTCGCTCAAGGTCAAGGTCGCCTCGACCATCGTCGCCATCTCCTCCATCCACCTCTTGCAGGTGTTCCTCAACTCGTCCTCCTATTCGACCGACCAGTTGATGTGGCTGACCATCATCCACCTCGCCTTCGTCGTCTCGGCGCTGATGCTGGCCTATATCGACAGGCTGATGGGTCTGAGCAAAGGCAAGAAGGACGAGATAGGCTGA
- a CDS encoding S1C family serine protease encodes MSDFNLNAFSQAVADLAAAAAPATASFATHHHRTASAFHWSDGYFVTAEEAVEAGEEIELTLASGDTVKAELIGRDPSTGVALLKPADAAGAPVLARADAVRPGNIAIAIGNSQGSALAVSGSVGEVGSAWRSMRGGTIDRRIHLAVGAGGRFEGGPVLDAKGALIGMLLFGPRGRALVMPYETIERAVATLREKGHVARGYLGAGLHPVRDRDAHGAMVMSLDDAGPAKAAGLSLGDIIVAWNGEAVHGPRDLIRRLGPDSAGASVALGVVRGGEQRDVALTIGEKPLS; translated from the coding sequence ATGAGTGATTTCAATCTGAATGCGTTTTCGCAAGCCGTTGCCGACCTTGCCGCCGCGGCGGCACCCGCGACCGCCAGCTTCGCCACGCATCACCACCGCACGGCAAGCGCCTTCCACTGGAGCGATGGCTATTTCGTCACCGCCGAAGAGGCTGTCGAGGCCGGCGAGGAGATCGAGCTGACGCTGGCTTCGGGCGACACGGTGAAAGCGGAGCTTATCGGCCGCGATCCGTCGACGGGCGTGGCCCTGCTGAAGCCCGCGGATGCGGCCGGCGCGCCTGTCCTTGCCAGGGCCGATGCCGTTCGGCCTGGCAATATCGCCATCGCCATCGGCAACAGCCAGGGCTCGGCGCTGGCCGTGTCGGGCTCGGTCGGCGAAGTCGGGTCGGCCTGGCGCTCGATGCGCGGCGGCACGATCGACCGGCGTATTCATCTGGCCGTCGGCGCCGGCGGCCGTTTCGAGGGCGGCCCGGTGCTCGACGCCAAGGGCGCGCTGATCGGCATGCTGTTGTTCGGGCCGCGCGGCCGTGCGCTGGTCATGCCCTATGAGACGATCGAGCGGGCGGTGGCGACATTGCGCGAAAAAGGCCATGTGGCGCGCGGCTATCTCGGCGCCGGCCTGCATCCGGTGCGTGACCGCGACGCCCATGGCGCGATGGTGATGAGCCTCGACGACGCCGGTCCGGCCAAGGCCGCCGGCCTGTCGCTGGGCGACATCATCGTGGCGTGGAACGGCGAGGCCGTGCATGGGCCGCGCGACCTGATCCGCAGGCTCGGGCCCGACAGCGCCGGCGCTTCCGTGGCGCTTGGCGTGGTGCGTGGCGGCGAACAGCGCGACGTGGCATTGACCATCGGCGAAAAGCCGCTGAGCTGA
- a CDS encoding TetR/AcrR family transcriptional regulator: MQQESARRSNRDRTEATRADLIAAARKLFTEKSYAETGTPEIVTAAGVTRGALYHHFADKQALFAAVVEQEAQAVAQEIDRASPPSLEARDALIAGSDAYLAAMRAPGRTRLLLLDGPAVLGRAAMDAIDNRHGNRSLREGLVAAMRANTMTRLPVDALTALLASAFDRAALAIEAGASAQDYSAVLMALIDGLSPTPRQAPRPARTR, translated from the coding sequence ATGCAACAGGAATCCGCGCGCCGTTCCAACCGCGACCGCACCGAGGCGACACGCGCCGATTTGATCGCGGCGGCGCGAAAACTGTTCACCGAGAAATCCTATGCCGAGACCGGCACGCCGGAGATCGTCACCGCGGCCGGCGTGACGCGCGGCGCCCTCTACCACCATTTTGCCGACAAGCAGGCCCTGTTTGCCGCCGTGGTCGAACAGGAGGCGCAGGCGGTGGCGCAGGAGATCGACCGCGCTTCGCCGCCCTCGCTCGAAGCCCGCGATGCGCTGATCGCCGGCTCCGACGCCTATCTCGCCGCCATGCGCGCGCCCGGCCGCACGCGGCTGTTGCTGCTTGATGGCCCCGCCGTGCTTGGCCGCGCCGCCATGGATGCGATCGACAACCGCCACGGCAATCGGTCGCTGCGCGAGGGCCTGGTCGCGGCGATGCGGGCCAACACGATGACGAGATTGCCGGTGGATGCCCTGACGGCGCTGCTTGCCTCCGCCTTCGACCGCGCAGCACTCGCCATCGAGGCCGGCGCCTCGGCGCAGGATTACAGCGCCGTGCTCATGGCGCTGATTGACGGATTGTCTCCAACTCCTCGTCAGGCACCTCGCCCGGCTCGAACTCGTTGA
- a CDS encoding S1C family serine protease — MALAAHKFETDDTLLDAYSMTVADAVDRIGPAVCRIERIGGQGGHGSGFIIAPDGLVVTNFHVVGDAKTVRVSMPDGASSEGRVLGRDPDTDIALVRADGSFTDVAPLGDSKRLRRGQIAIAIGNPLGFEWTVTSGVVSALGRSMRASTGRLIDDVIQTDAALNPGNSGGPLVSSAGEVIGVNTAMIHGAQGIAFAVASNTANFVISEIIRFGRVRRAFIGISADTTNLPRRAALLSQVSTSTAVRLRSIEKNGPAAKAGLKEGDIIAAIDGRPVTGVDDLVRMLDAERIGRETLCTVVRRTGVSQVTVTPVARAG, encoded by the coding sequence ATGGCCCTCGCCGCGCACAAATTCGAAACCGATGATACTCTGCTCGACGCCTATTCCATGACGGTGGCGGATGCGGTCGACCGCATCGGTCCGGCCGTCTGCCGCATCGAGCGCATTGGCGGCCAGGGTGGCCATGGCTCCGGCTTCATCATCGCGCCGGACGGGCTGGTCGTCACCAATTTCCATGTCGTGGGCGACGCCAAAACGGTGCGCGTGTCGATGCCCGACGGCGCCTCCAGCGAAGGCCGCGTGCTCGGCCGCGATCCCGACACCGATATCGCCCTGGTGCGCGCCGACGGCAGCTTCACTGACGTCGCGCCGCTCGGCGATTCCAAGCGGCTGCGGCGCGGCCAGATCGCCATCGCCATCGGCAATCCGCTCGGCTTCGAATGGACGGTCACGTCAGGCGTCGTCTCCGCACTCGGCCGCTCGATGCGCGCTTCGACCGGCCGGCTGATCGATGACGTCATCCAGACCGATGCCGCGCTCAACCCCGGCAATTCCGGCGGGCCGCTGGTGTCGTCGGCCGGCGAGGTCATCGGCGTCAACACCGCGATGATCCACGGCGCGCAAGGCATTGCCTTCGCGGTCGCCTCCAACACCGCCAATTTCGTCATCTCGGAGATCATCCGCTTCGGCCGCGTGCGCCGCGCCTTCATCGGCATATCCGCCGATACCACCAACCTGCCGCGCCGCGCGGCACTCTTGTCGCAAGTGTCGACCAGCACCGCCGTGCGGTTGCGCAGCATCGAAAAGAACGGCCCGGCGGCCAAGGCCGGCCTCAAGGAAGGCGACATCATCGCGGCCATCGACGGGCGCCCGGTGACCGGCGTCGACGACCTCGTGCGCATGCTCGACGCCGAGCGTATCGGCCGCGAGACGCTGTGCACGGTGGTGCGCCGCACCGGCGTCAGCCAGGTGACGGTGACGCCGGTGGCAAGGGCTGGCTGA
- a CDS encoding AzlC family ABC transporter permease, producing the protein MSVSEATLPEAIDGGSSSEFRRGVISCLPVLLGTIPYALVLGAQATQKGLSAVELPLMTGLNFAGGSEFAAIQLWTSPPHIALIVAITFLVNSRHFLMGAALAPFLGHLPQRKVFPALFFLCDESWALGLADAKQRAAAGITPAFSPRYYMGAALAMYLAWVGFTAAGALLGPMLGHVETYGFDMAFPAVFLVLMRGMWKGVAAARPWLVSLVVAALVYLFIPGAWYVAAGAMSGLLAAWLMAGEA; encoded by the coding sequence ATGAGCGTTTCTGAAGCAACATTGCCCGAGGCGATTGACGGCGGATCGAGTTCGGAGTTCCGGCGCGGGGTCATCTCGTGCCTTCCCGTCCTGCTCGGCACCATTCCCTATGCGCTGGTGCTGGGCGCGCAGGCGACGCAGAAAGGTCTCAGCGCTGTCGAACTGCCTCTGATGACCGGATTGAATTTCGCCGGCGGCTCGGAATTCGCGGCGATCCAGCTTTGGACCTCGCCGCCGCACATCGCGCTCATCGTCGCCATTACCTTCCTGGTCAACAGCCGTCACTTCCTGATGGGGGCAGCCCTGGCGCCATTCCTGGGGCATTTGCCGCAGCGCAAGGTGTTTCCGGCCCTGTTCTTCCTGTGCGACGAAAGCTGGGCGCTCGGCCTGGCCGACGCCAAACAGCGTGCCGCGGCGGGCATCACCCCTGCCTTCAGCCCGCGCTACTATATGGGCGCGGCCCTGGCGATGTATCTGGCCTGGGTGGGCTTCACTGCGGCGGGCGCGCTGCTTGGCCCGATGCTCGGCCATGTCGAGACCTATGGTTTCGACATGGCGTTTCCGGCTGTCTTTCTGGTGCTGATGCGCGGCATGTGGAAAGGCGTGGCGGCGGCGCGGCCCTGGCTGGTCAGCCTGGTTGTCGCGGCCCTTGTCTATCTCTTCATTCCCGGCGCCTGGTATGTCGCGGCGGGCGCGATGTCGGGGCTGCTTGCCGCCTGGCTGATGGCAGGTGAGGCATGA
- a CDS encoding Lrp/AsnC family transcriptional regulator, which translates to MKLDDIDRRILRALQRDGRMANNDLANEVGLSPSPCLRRVKLLEEAGVIDHYVAVLNPASIGKGLTFFTRIWLKTQDEDTVQHFATEVAKLPQVMECYLMLGDCDALVRVVAADLNDYRRFQSEHLSRIKGVQNVKTDVPSWTIKYTSELPI; encoded by the coding sequence ATGAAACTCGACGACATCGACAGGCGCATCCTGCGGGCGCTGCAGCGTGACGGCCGCATGGCCAACAATGATCTCGCCAACGAGGTCGGCCTGTCGCCCTCGCCTTGCCTGCGGCGCGTCAAGCTCTTGGAAGAGGCCGGCGTCATCGACCACTATGTCGCCGTGCTCAACCCGGCCAGCATCGGCAAGGGCCTCACCTTCTTCACCCGCATCTGGCTGAAAACGCAGGACGAGGACACGGTCCAGCACTTCGCCACCGAAGTGGCCAAGCTGCCGCAGGTCATGGAATGCTACCTGATGCTCGGCGACTGCGATGCCCTGGTGCGCGTGGTGGCGGCCGACCTCAACGACTATCGCCGCTTCCAGTCTGAGCATCTGAGCCGCATCAAGGGCGTCCAGAACGTCAAGACCGACGTGCCGAGCTGGACGATCAAATACACATCGGAACTGCCGATCTGA
- a CDS encoding MFS transporter, protein MNLSYRWVIVAAGALMSCVAIGTMFSLAIFLEPMAIDTQWSRAGISSAMTLNFLVMGLGGFAWGALSDRFGARIVVAIGAALLGLALVVASRAGSLLTFQISYGVLVGLAASAFFAPMIALTTAWFDTNRSLAVSLVSAGMGVAPMTISPFARWLISAYEWRTAMFDIGIMAWVLLLPAVLLVRQPPKPAVAGGASAPVAEGDNMSVAQALRSPQFIVLGLTFFACCAAHSGPIFHMVSYAMLCGVAPMAAVTIYSVEGLAGLGGRLLYGVLADRLGVKPVLIAGLAIQAVVIAAYLSVSQLDQFYVLAVIFGATYGGVMPLYAVLAREYFGQRILGAVFGAATMLSSLGMALGPLAGGMVFDAYASYHWLFIGSALIGLGAAGIAIAFPPLPRREELQAA, encoded by the coding sequence ATGAACCTTTCCTATCGTTGGGTCATCGTCGCGGCAGGCGCGCTGATGTCCTGTGTCGCCATCGGCACGATGTTTTCGCTGGCGATCTTTCTCGAACCGATGGCGATCGACACGCAGTGGTCGCGCGCCGGCATTTCGAGCGCCATGACGCTCAATTTCCTGGTTATGGGCCTCGGCGGCTTCGCCTGGGGCGCCCTGTCCGACCGTTTCGGCGCCCGCATCGTCGTGGCGATCGGTGCGGCGCTGCTCGGCCTGGCGCTGGTGGTGGCGAGCCGCGCCGGCTCGCTGCTGACGTTCCAGATCAGCTATGGCGTGCTTGTCGGACTTGCCGCCAGCGCCTTCTTCGCGCCGATGATCGCGCTGACGACGGCCTGGTTCGACACCAACCGCAGCCTTGCGGTTTCGCTGGTCTCGGCCGGGATGGGCGTCGCCCCGATGACGATCTCGCCTTTCGCCCGCTGGCTGATCTCGGCCTATGAATGGCGTACCGCCATGTTCGACATCGGCATCATGGCCTGGGTGCTGTTGCTGCCGGCGGTGCTTCTGGTGCGCCAGCCGCCAAAGCCCGCCGTGGCGGGCGGGGCTTCCGCGCCGGTCGCCGAGGGTGACAACATGAGTGTGGCCCAGGCGCTGCGTTCGCCGCAGTTCATCGTGCTGGGGCTGACCTTTTTCGCCTGCTGTGCTGCCCATTCCGGGCCGATCTTCCATATGGTCAGCTACGCCATGCTGTGCGGCGTCGCCCCCATGGCGGCGGTCACGATCTACAGCGTCGAGGGTCTCGCCGGCTTGGGCGGCAGGCTTCTCTACGGCGTGCTGGCCGACCGGCTCGGCGTCAAGCCGGTGCTGATCGCGGGCCTGGCGATCCAGGCGGTCGTCATTGCCGCCTATCTCTCGGTCAGCCAGCTCGACCAGTTCTATGTGCTGGCCGTCATCTTCGGCGCCACCTATGGCGGCGTCATGCCGCTCTATGCGGTGCTGGCGCGCGAATATTTCGGCCAGCGCATCCTCGGCGCCGTGTTCGGCGCCGCCACCATGCTGTCAAGTCTCGGCATGGCGCTCGGCCCGCTCGCCGGCGGCATGGTGTTCGATGCCTATGCCAGCTACCACTGGCTGTTCATCGGCTCGGCCCTGATCGGCCTGGGTGCCGCGGGCATAGCGATCGCCTTCCCGCCGCTGCCGCGACGGGAAGAATTGCAGGCGGCCTGA
- a CDS encoding AzlD family protein, producing the protein MIDMATLLTIVLMAGVTYLTRIGGYVVLRNRVLGARATAVMEAAPGCVLISVIAPAFVSRNPADLLALAITFIAATRLSMLPTVLIGVASAGLLRHFMG; encoded by the coding sequence ATGATCGACATGGCAACCCTTCTCACCATCGTGCTGATGGCCGGCGTCACCTATCTCACGCGGATCGGCGGCTATGTCGTGCTGCGCAACCGCGTGCTCGGCGCGCGTGCCACGGCGGTGATGGAGGCCGCACCCGGCTGCGTGCTGATCTCGGTCATCGCGCCGGCCTTCGTGTCGCGCAATCCAGCCGACCTTCTGGCGCTGGCCATCACCTTCATCGCCGCGACACGGCTTTCGATGCTGCCGACCGTGCTGATCGGCGTCGCTTCGGCCGGCCTGCTCAGGCATTTCATGGGCTAA
- a CDS encoding LysR family transcriptional regulator — protein MQPNPTLDQLQILVAVADTGSFSAAGRKLNRAQSVISYGIANLEAQLGLKLFEREGTREPQLTEIGRAMLEDARRMIGVLQRMRSRVDGHHHGLEAEVALSVDASLPSAVLVRVLKGFEAQFPTVMLRLHIGSLGLIPDHVVNGQADLGIGGLLGEVHDVHLVRIGFMSIVLAAAPSHPLALLPKPLALEDVREHTQLVVTDQSERTKGRDFGVFAYRTWRLTDMRTKHILMREGLGWGGLPRWLIADDLATGRLVELDLEPFSEARSPLFAMHRNDSSPKPAAAWLIERFKSGLGCFNEFEPGEVPDEELETIRQSAP, from the coding sequence ATGCAGCCCAATCCGACCCTCGACCAGCTTCAGATCCTTGTCGCCGTCGCCGATACCGGCAGTTTCTCGGCCGCTGGCCGCAAGCTCAACCGGGCGCAATCCGTCATCAGCTACGGCATCGCCAATCTTGAGGCGCAGCTTGGGCTGAAGCTTTTCGAACGCGAGGGCACGCGCGAGCCGCAACTCACCGAGATCGGCCGGGCGATGCTGGAGGATGCAAGGCGCATGATTGGCGTGCTACAGCGCATGCGCTCGCGTGTCGATGGCCACCATCACGGGCTGGAGGCCGAAGTGGCGCTGTCGGTCGATGCGTCGTTGCCTTCGGCCGTGCTGGTGCGGGTGCTGAAGGGATTCGAGGCGCAGTTTCCGACCGTGATGCTGCGCCTGCATATAGGCTCGCTCGGATTGATCCCGGATCACGTCGTCAACGGACAGGCCGATCTCGGCATAGGCGGGCTGCTGGGCGAGGTCCACGACGTTCACCTTGTGCGCATCGGCTTCATGTCGATCGTGCTGGCTGCCGCGCCCAGCCACCCGCTGGCGCTGCTGCCAAAGCCATTGGCGCTCGAGGATGTGCGCGAACACACCCAGCTTGTCGTCACCGACCAGTCCGAACGCACCAAGGGACGCGACTTCGGTGTCTTTGCCTACCGGACCTGGCGCCTCACGGACATGCGCACCAAGCATATTCTGATGCGCGAGGGGTTGGGCTGGGGTGGTCTGCCGCGTTGGCTGATCGCTGACGATCTGGCAACCGGCCGGCTGGTGGAACTCGACCTCGAACCCTTCAGCGAGGCGCGCTCGCCGCTGTTTGCCATGCACCGCAACGACAGCAGCCCGAAGCCGGCGGCGGCCTGGCTGATCGAACGGTTCAAAAGCGGGCTCGGCTGCTTCAACGAGTTCGAGCCGGGCGAGGTGCCTGACGAGGAGTTGGAGACAATCCGTCAATCAGCGCCATGA
- a CDS encoding helix-turn-helix transcriptional regulator, whose amino-acid sequence METLAGDRIVSNSAALRRLVVLIALGDAARAERLAATFAASDDLLPVVAGGGRADVAVVDGRSGGAVPASMPRVLLSGRAGGERPAGEVFAVMPTGADDLLIAAAARLAAAGYRVTGEGDRGRHEDFHTGESEPFEDDVLDEHAARPALSPREAEVLALLAEGAPNKVIARRLNISVHTAKFHVAAILIKLGAANRTDAIAIAMRQGLVLV is encoded by the coding sequence ATGGAAACGCTCGCCGGCGACCGGATCGTGAGCAACAGTGCCGCTTTGCGGCGGCTGGTGGTGCTGATTGCGCTTGGCGATGCCGCGCGCGCCGAGCGCCTGGCTGCCACTTTTGCCGCCAGCGACGACCTGCTGCCGGTGGTGGCCGGCGGCGGCAGGGCCGATGTCGCTGTCGTCGACGGCAGGAGCGGGGGTGCCGTGCCGGCCTCCATGCCGCGCGTGCTGCTGTCGGGACGCGCCGGCGGCGAGCGGCCCGCCGGTGAGGTGTTTGCGGTCATGCCCACGGGTGCGGACGATCTGCTGATCGCCGCGGCGGCGCGGCTGGCGGCGGCCGGCTATCGCGTCACGGGCGAGGGCGACCGTGGACGCCATGAGGATTTCCATACGGGCGAAAGCGAGCCGTTCGAGGATGACGTCCTGGACGAGCACGCCGCCCGGCCGGCGCTGTCGCCGCGCGAGGCGGAAGTGCTGGCGCTGCTGGCCGAAGGCGCGCCCAACAAGGTGATCGCGCGGCGGCTCAACATCTCCGTGCACACAGCGAAATTCCACGTCGCCGCGATCCTGATCAAGCTCGGGGCCGCCAACCGCACGGATGCCATCGCCATTGCGATGAGGCAGGGGCTGGTGCTGGTTTAG
- a CDS encoding FMN-dependent NADH-azoreductase translates to MSILLVTSSPRGAASHSTRIATEFAEKLVAADPSNTLVVRDLVANPLPHIDADYSTGIYTPVEARTPRQAEVVGVSDVVLDELFAADTVILATGFINFNISSTLKSWVDHIARSGRSFAYGEGGPKGLVTGKKVYIVLASGGIYSEGAAVQFDHAIPYLRGVLGFLGMTDVDVIRIEGVGMGPDAVTAALAKATAKVDAVVASQQVAAAA, encoded by the coding sequence ATGTCCATTCTTCTCGTTACCTCGAGCCCGCGCGGCGCTGCCTCGCACTCAACCCGCATCGCTACCGAATTCGCCGAAAAGCTCGTTGCTGCCGATCCGTCGAACACGCTTGTCGTGCGCGACCTCGTCGCCAACCCGCTGCCGCATATCGATGCCGACTATTCGACCGGCATCTACACACCGGTTGAAGCGCGCACCCCGCGCCAGGCTGAAGTCGTCGGCGTCTCCGACGTCGTGCTCGACGAGTTGTTCGCCGCCGACACGGTGATCCTCGCCACCGGCTTCATCAACTTCAACATCTCCTCGACGCTGAAGTCCTGGGTCGACCACATCGCCCGCTCCGGCAGAAGCTTTGCCTATGGCGAAGGCGGCCCCAAGGGCCTCGTCACCGGCAAGAAGGTCTACATCGTGCTGGCTTCGGGCGGCATCTATTCGGAAGGTGCGGCCGTGCAGTTCGATCACGCCATCCCGTATCTGCGCGGCGTGCTCGGCTTCCTCGGCATGACCGATGTCGACGTCATCCGCATCGAAGGCGTCGGCATGGGCCCTGACGCGGTGACCGCCGCACTTGCCAAGGCGACCGCCAAGGTCGACGCCGTGGTGGCCAGCCAGCAGGTCGCTGCGGCCGCGTAA